AAGGAGCGGTAGGTGTCGCACCAGATATCGTACACCTTGTTGAAAACAAGCAGGATATCGAACAGTTACCGCAGTCTTTAAATGAACAGAAGCTCATCGTTACAAACCAGACTACAATGAGTCAGTGGGATGTTAAGCATCTGATGGAAGACTTAGAAGAGAAGTTTCCTCATATTGAGGTACATAAAGAAATTTGTCTTGCAACTCAAGTCAGACAGGAAGCTGTCGCGAATCAGGCATCAAGTGCTGACGTGCTTATCGTAGTCGGTGACCCTAAAAGCAATAACTCTAACAGACTCGCACAAGTATCGAAGGAGATCGCACATACTGAAGCTTATCGCATTTCAGACATCAGTGAATTAAAGCTAGAGTGGCTTGAAGGCAAATCAACGATTGCAGTTACAGCAGGTGCTTCGACACCAACGCCTATCGTAAAAGAAGTCATCGACTATATAAAAAGCTATGATCCGTTGAACGTTACACCGATTCCTGAAAAATCTGGAGTTCCAGTTGAGAAGATCTTACCTAAAATTAAAAATGCAACACCGGTGAAGATTTTAGACTAATCATTAAAGCCATCGTCAAATGACGATGGCTTTATTTATACTTCGTTAAAAGGATTTGTATTTGTAGCAGAAGCATATACTAACATATCAGGTATTAGACGGTTAAAAATCGACTTTAACCCATCTTTCATAACATATTCACTGTAATGTCCGATATCTATAGCCATTTGACCTTCCATCAGAAGATCATGTGCCTCGTGATACTTAATATCTCCTGTTAAGAAAACATCCGACTTACCACTTATTTCAGACATATATGATACACCTGCACCACCAATTATTGAAACCGATGCTATTTCCGCATCCATATCCCCTATCACTTTAACAGAAGGAATATCAAGCTTTTCTTTTAGCCGTTCAGCAAACTTTCGTACAGTCATCTTGCCAATCGTTCCGATGCTTCCAGTTCCGTACTCTGCATCAACCGTATAATCAAATATATCATATGCCGGTGTTTCATATGGATGTACATCTGAAATTACATTTTCAATATGTTTTCTTAGATGAGGTTCGAATACACATTCAACCTTCAATTCTTGTTCGTAATGAATTTCCCCGCGTTCACCTACATATGGCTGCGCATCTTGTGACGGTTTAAATTGACCCACACCTTCAGTCGTATAGAAACAATGAGAATATTCTCCAATCTGCCCTGCACCAGCATCAGCCAGTGCAGCTTTGACACGTTCGGCTGCTTCTGTCGGCACAAATAACTGTAATTTACAGAGCGTCTTGCGTTCACGCAGTAAAATCGACTGGTTCTTAAGTCCAATCTGTTCTCCGATCATATAGCTCACGCCATATTTATAATTGTCCAGATTCGTATGCATCGCAATAAGCTGCATATCATTCTTTATAGCGTATCTCATAATCGTTCCGTATCCACCGGCATTAATTTGTTTAATCCCGCTAAATATTAACGGATGATGACAGATGATCGTATTCACACCTTTACTCACCGCTTCATCAATAACTGCGACAGTACAGTCCAGAGTGGTCATTATCCCTGTAACTTGTGTCGTTTCATCCCCAATCAATAGACCTACATTATCCCAAGACTCTGCTGTATGTGCCGGAATCTCTCTATGAATAATCTGTAATAATTCACGTATGTTCAATGTTTAAGACCTCCTTTAATCTGTCGATATCTGATGACAATTGTGAAGCTTTATATGCATGTCTTTCATCTGATTTTATTGCGTCAAATACTGTGTTCAGATGATGAAATTCTCGCATCCATTTCTCTTTGAATATCTCATCTTTCTGCTGCATAAGCACCGGGCCAAATTTCAGCTCTGTATCAGTGTATGATATGTTATCAACATTACGTTCTGCCACAATAATTTCATAGACATGCTTACGTTCTTTCATTATCACTTCATCTTTAATCATATACCCTAGTTCCAGCAGTTTACGTCTGACCGCTTCTGTATGAATATTACTTTGCAGAATAAGCGTTGGATAATCTGAAAGTTTGTCCTTACCGTTGTCCAATATCTCACTGATTAACGGGCCACCCATTCCACAGATCGCGATACAGTCCACTTCACCTATCTCAATCACTTCAAGACCATTACCGAGCCTTACATCTATTTTATCTTGCAGTTCATACTTTCTCACGTTTTCTTTTGCAGCATTAAATGGACCGATGACTACTTCCCCTGCCACTGCACCTTCGATCATTCCTTGCTGCAATGCATAGATTGGTAAATAGGCATGATCTGAACCGATATCAGCTAGCTTATTATGATTAATATAGTTTGCAACTGCCATTAACCTATTATTTATCATCATTAAAATCCTTTCCGTAATTCATTATAAAAGAGGATGAGACAACGTTGTCCCATCCTCTCATATAGATAAAATATTATTTTGCGTCTTTAAGGTACTTAACTAACGTATCTAAATCTTTATCAGAAATTTTAGATTGATCGTGTGCTGGCATCGCACCTTTACCTTCACGGATTGTTTTCTTAACAGCTGCATCATCTTTAGAGATACCTGCTAATTTAGGTCCCATAGCACCTTCTAAGTTTTGACCGTGACAAGATGTACAGTTATCCTTTGCAAACGTTTTTGCATCAAATTTCTGTTCAGTTTTAGCACCGTCTCCGCCTTCTTCTTCCCCTTTGTTCGCACCATGTGCTGACATAAAGAAAATAAGACCTACACCCATAAGCATAATAAGTATAAACGGTATCACTGGATTACGATTCATTCAATTAACCTCCCTTTAAATTCACCATATACATATCTATTTTATATTAAAAAGTAGGATTGTCAAAGACTTTTCACAATTTAATTTAATTAATCCATAAAATCTTTTAAACGTTTACTTCGTGAAGGATGACGTAATTTTCTAAGTGCCTTCGCTTCAATCTGTCTAATACGTTCACGTGTCACTCCAAACACCTTACCTACTTCCTCAAGTGTGCGCGTACGGCCATCATCAAGACCAAATCTTAAACGCAGGACATTCTCTTCTCTGTCCGTCAGCGTATCAAGAACGTCTTCTAGTTGTTCTTTCAGAAGTTCGTATGCAGCATGATCTGCAGGACTTTGCGCATCCTGA
Above is a window of Macrococcoides canis DNA encoding:
- a CDS encoding 4-hydroxy-3-methylbut-2-enyl diphosphate reductase, whose protein sequence is MEIIKITPRGYCYGVVDAMVIARNASLDKSLPRPIYILGMIVHNKHVTDAFESDGIITLDGPNRLEILEQIETGTVIFTAHGVSPEVKRRAKEKGLVCIDATCPDVENTHALIRRKKADGYHVIYIGKKGHPEPEGAVGVAPDIVHLVENKQDIEQLPQSLNEQKLIVTNQTTMSQWDVKHLMEDLEEKFPHIEVHKEICLATQVRQEAVANQASSADVLIVVGDPKSNNSNRLAQVSKEIAHTEAYRISDISELKLEWLEGKSTIAVTAGASTPTPIVKEVIDYIKSYDPLNVTPIPEKSGVPVEKILPKIKNATPVKILD
- a CDS encoding c-type cytochrome — its product is MNRNPVIPFILIMLMGVGLIFFMSAHGANKGEEEGGDGAKTEQKFDAKTFAKDNCTSCHGQNLEGAMGPKLAGISKDDAAVKKTIREGKGAMPAHDQSKISDKDLDTLVKYLKDAK
- a CDS encoding Nif3-like dinuclear metal center hexameric protein, with translation MNIRELLQIIHREIPAHTAESWDNVGLLIGDETTQVTGIMTTLDCTVAVIDEAVSKGVNTIICHHPLIFSGIKQINAGGYGTIMRYAIKNDMQLIAMHTNLDNYKYGVSYMIGEQIGLKNQSILLRERKTLCKLQLFVPTEAAERVKAALADAGAGQIGEYSHCFYTTEGVGQFKPSQDAQPYVGERGEIHYEQELKVECVFEPHLRKHIENVISDVHPYETPAYDIFDYTVDAEYGTGSIGTIGKMTVRKFAERLKEKLDIPSVKVIGDMDAEIASVSIIGGAGVSYMSEISGKSDVFLTGDIKYHEAHDLLMEGQMAIDIGHYSEYVMKDGLKSIFNRLIPDMLVYASATNTNPFNEV
- a CDS encoding tRNA (adenine(22)-N(1))-methyltransferase, whose amino-acid sequence is MMINNRLMAVANYINHNKLADIGSDHAYLPIYALQQGMIEGAVAGEVVIGPFNAAKENVRKYELQDKIDVRLGNGLEVIEIGEVDCIAICGMGGPLISEILDNGKDKLSDYPTLILQSNIHTEAVRRKLLELGYMIKDEVIMKERKHVYEIIVAERNVDNISYTDTELKFGPVLMQQKDEIFKEKWMREFHHLNTVFDAIKSDERHAYKASQLSSDIDRLKEVLNIEHT